The uncultured Sphaerochaeta sp. genome includes a window with the following:
- a CDS encoding efflux RND transporter permease subunit: protein MSVTNTVVRRPTTIIVIYILLTVLALVVFPNLAVELFPEMDLPMVIVYSSYSGASPETMESRVTKPIESAVSNVGGIKTISSTSSEGISMVMLEFAYGTDLDKASQSINDNLNLVADFFPDDASQPTIFKLNTNMMPVMNIALRSSSGKDANELRALMEDVIQNQVDRVGGVSNTSINGGQDAIVQVAIDQNRLEAYGVTLSQVSFALNPQNVQVGAGTMVEGDLSYLLRTDAEFSSLEEIENVMIMSIPSYDNTGNITGSSVIRLKDLATVSYAFRDATSQVYINGEPGVYLSVSKESDANTVQVAKRVHALIDQLNTELPDDLSLDVIVDTSTMVESTINAVYESLLYGVILVMVVLFIFLRSFKSTLIIGVAIPISMLLTVLSMFFLGYSLNLMTLTGLILGLGMTVDSSIVVLENIFRYRERGAKLHAAAILGTKEMIVSIVASTLTTVCVFVPMVLLRSNLEMLGEMITPMAGTIIISLLASLIVSITLIPVLSSSYVKIYTRKQKPLRLRVLRFIDDKAEDAFEALDRGYKRVLSLLIDYRWLTLLLVVLIMVLTFQAYGAMHQSLYPTMSETSVTVSATLPEGTTLETTESLLRDLEAKAKQDIVGYKDLIVTVGGGGMFGGGGTNSGSLQISLSDEEGADSMQTVQEKLRQYFPLYPSASFSFSQMSMGLGNINPVDVVVKSDNLDLAVATAEQIRDLIEENLPGVTEVRTDFTKGLPEFRVVIDRERAYAYNLTMQSIANEISYSVNGLTATQLKSDGSETDVVVILQDEDRSSELDLRRIFVRNSMGEKISLDNVASIERATGPVSINRENEMRTVHVVGGLQGSYAVSQAEEDIKALVKEQLQPSGDVFIEYGGDFADMTEMFSQVWLILVLAIVLVFGVMASLFESFRNPFIVLLSMPLMLIGVVGIYLITGETFSLISAIGLIILAGIVVNNGIVLIEYINLLRRRGLKIREACIEAGGNRLKPILMTSLTTIFGMIPLAFFGGQGAEQIQPIGQTIIGGMTISTLMTIFFTPVLYALFNKDKKKQDVESIENYAEGE, encoded by the coding sequence ATGAGTGTAACCAATACCGTTGTACGACGGCCGACTACCATCATTGTCATCTATATTTTGCTGACAGTGCTTGCGTTGGTTGTCTTTCCCAATCTTGCAGTGGAACTGTTTCCGGAGATGGACCTTCCCATGGTCATTGTCTACTCCTCCTACAGTGGTGCAAGCCCCGAGACCATGGAGAGCAGGGTAACAAAGCCCATTGAAAGTGCTGTTTCCAATGTCGGGGGAATAAAGACTATCAGTTCCACCTCATCTGAGGGGATAAGCATGGTAATGCTTGAATTCGCCTATGGAACTGACTTGGACAAGGCTAGCCAATCGATCAATGACAATCTTAATCTGGTAGCAGATTTCTTCCCCGACGATGCAAGTCAGCCGACTATCTTCAAGCTGAATACCAACATGATGCCGGTGATGAATATCGCCCTTCGCAGTTCCAGCGGCAAGGATGCCAATGAGCTCAGGGCCTTGATGGAGGATGTCATCCAGAACCAGGTCGACCGGGTTGGTGGGGTTTCCAATACCTCGATCAATGGTGGTCAGGATGCCATTGTGCAGGTTGCCATCGACCAGAACAGGCTGGAGGCGTATGGGGTAACACTAAGTCAGGTCTCCTTTGCCTTGAACCCTCAGAATGTACAGGTTGGTGCAGGTACCATGGTGGAGGGTGATCTCTCCTACCTGCTCAGGACCGATGCAGAGTTCTCATCTCTCGAAGAGATTGAGAATGTCATGATCATGAGTATCCCGAGCTATGACAATACCGGTAATATAACAGGATCGAGTGTTATCCGCCTCAAGGACCTGGCTACAGTCTCCTATGCATTCCGCGATGCAACCAGCCAGGTGTACATCAATGGGGAGCCAGGGGTATATCTCTCAGTTTCAAAGGAATCTGATGCCAATACGGTACAGGTTGCCAAGCGGGTCCATGCACTCATAGACCAGTTGAATACTGAGCTTCCTGATGACCTGAGCTTGGATGTGATTGTGGATACTTCCACAATGGTTGAATCCACCATCAATGCTGTGTATGAATCACTGCTCTATGGAGTGATTCTGGTCATGGTTGTGCTTTTTATCTTTCTTAGGAGTTTCAAGTCTACCCTGATCATAGGAGTAGCCATACCAATCTCCATGCTCCTTACCGTACTTTCCATGTTCTTTTTGGGCTACTCGTTGAACCTGATGACTCTGACCGGGCTTATCCTTGGGCTGGGTATGACGGTAGACAGCTCCATCGTTGTTCTGGAAAATATCTTCCGCTATCGCGAACGAGGGGCTAAACTGCATGCAGCAGCAATCCTTGGTACCAAGGAGATGATTGTCTCAATTGTTGCATCCACCCTGACCACCGTGTGTGTATTTGTTCCGATGGTGCTGCTCAGAAGTAATCTTGAGATGCTTGGGGAGATGATTACCCCGATGGCGGGAACCATCATCATCAGTCTGCTTGCCTCCTTGATTGTCTCCATTACCTTGATTCCAGTGCTCTCCAGTAGCTATGTGAAGATCTATACCCGAAAACAAAAGCCGCTTCGCCTCCGTGTACTTCGCTTCATTGATGACAAGGCAGAGGATGCCTTCGAAGCTCTGGACCGAGGATACAAGCGAGTGCTCTCGCTTCTCATCGATTACCGCTGGCTTACGTTGCTGCTGGTGGTACTGATCATGGTTCTGACCTTCCAAGCCTATGGGGCGATGCATCAGAGCCTCTATCCAACTATGAGTGAAACATCAGTTACGGTGAGTGCTACACTCCCTGAGGGAACTACCCTTGAAACGACTGAGAGCCTTCTTCGTGATCTGGAGGCGAAGGCAAAGCAGGATATTGTCGGCTACAAGGACCTGATTGTGACCGTCGGCGGTGGTGGCATGTTCGGCGGGGGAGGGACCAACAGTGGTTCCTTGCAGATCTCCCTCTCTGATGAAGAGGGTGCTGACAGTATGCAAACTGTCCAGGAGAAGCTCCGTCAGTACTTCCCACTCTATCCATCAGCATCGTTCTCATTCAGCCAGATGTCCATGGGACTGGGGAATATCAACCCGGTTGACGTGGTGGTAAAAAGCGATAATCTGGATCTAGCAGTCGCCACTGCTGAGCAAATCCGTGACCTGATCGAAGAGAATCTTCCGGGAGTAACGGAGGTTCGCACCGACTTCACCAAGGGCTTGCCCGAATTTAGGGTGGTAATCGATCGCGAACGTGCCTATGCCTACAACCTTACCATGCAGAGTATTGCCAATGAGATAAGTTACAGTGTAAATGGGCTTACTGCTACCCAGCTCAAGAGCGACGGGAGTGAGACTGACGTGGTGGTCATCCTCCAGGATGAGGACCGCTCCAGCGAGCTCGATCTTAGGCGTATCTTTGTACGCAATTCCATGGGTGAGAAGATCAGCTTGGATAATGTCGCCTCCATTGAGAGAGCCACAGGCCCTGTTTCCATCAATCGTGAGAATGAGATGCGTACGGTCCACGTGGTTGGTGGACTGCAAGGAAGTTATGCAGTAAGCCAGGCAGAAGAGGACATCAAGGCCTTGGTGAAAGAACAACTTCAGCCATCAGGTGATGTTTTTATTGAATATGGTGGTGATTTTGCTGACATGACAGAGATGTTCAGCCAAGTCTGGTTGATCTTGGTTCTCGCAATCGTCTTAGTGTTCGGGGTAATGGCATCCCTGTTTGAGTCATTCAGGAATCCCTTCATCGTCCTGCTCTCCATGCCACTTATGCTTATCGGCGTGGTTGGAATCTATCTGATAACCGGAGAAACTTTCAGCTTGATCAGTGCGATTGGCCTGATCATATTGGCTGGTATTGTGGTAAATAACGGTATCGTCTTGATCGAGTATATCAATCTGCTGAGAAGGCGTGGCCTGAAGATCAGAGAGGCTTGTATTGAGGCAGGTGGAAATCGCCTAAAACCTATTCTCATGACCAGCTTGACCACCATCTTCGGAATGATTCCCCTTGCCTTCTTTGGAGGACAGGGAGCAGAGCAGATCCAGCCTATCGGGCAAACCATCATCGGAGGAATGACGATCAGCACGCTGATGACCATTTTCTTCACACCGGTCCTCTATGCACTCTTCAACAAAGATAAGAAGAAGCAGGACGTAGAGAGTATTGAAAACTATGCAGAGGGGGAGTGA
- a CDS encoding TolC family protein, translating into MNRKFLLLHILLLVGILSLGASSLTLDDALERARMHNLSLQGNAIDVNAAKRDIDTSWNLFLPNLNLSLSHSGSGPVFKPAEVPGLAGPTEVGFRDTGLSLGLNMQFTLNLAVKEQLESYHLGYQIQKVTYEQAKAEIQRNVTKLFYYLLMEKQNIEVQEANLELARQQWEEVKEKFEQGFASEVEVLTSELSYEQMRPPLQQSKNQYEANLLSLKAMIGMNLSEPLEVEGEIPALMEHLEVAALQEYLAKSYSITLLDLNLAQIEKQKELNRKQAFTPSLSLQGNYGISGWNDNYSNTFSDSFSYSVSVSLPLDGFIPNSRTQVGLASLDDSLDKLALQRQQALQQMELSVISQVQNLNMLSLQADLAEQSLAVSERLYEAQVIQYYSGYLGFVSLEESRNNLMRAKQGVLGVQYQYISALIDLLYDLNIPMKEFNPSHES; encoded by the coding sequence ATGAATAGAAAGTTTTTACTACTCCATATACTGCTATTAGTAGGTATATTAAGTCTAGGAGCAAGCTCTCTCACACTGGATGATGCATTAGAGCGTGCACGTATGCACAATCTCTCCCTTCAGGGTAATGCCATCGATGTTAATGCAGCAAAGCGCGATATTGATACTTCTTGGAACCTCTTTCTCCCCAATCTCAATCTCTCTCTTTCCCATTCCGGATCTGGTCCGGTATTCAAGCCTGCAGAAGTACCTGGCTTAGCAGGACCAACTGAAGTAGGTTTTCGTGATACCGGCCTCTCCCTCGGCCTTAACATGCAATTCACCTTGAATTTGGCGGTGAAGGAACAGCTGGAGAGCTATCATCTGGGGTATCAGATACAGAAGGTTACCTATGAACAGGCGAAGGCTGAAATACAAAGGAATGTGACCAAGCTGTTCTACTACCTCTTGATGGAGAAGCAGAACATTGAGGTACAGGAGGCCAATCTGGAACTTGCCCGTCAGCAGTGGGAAGAAGTGAAGGAAAAATTCGAACAAGGGTTTGCCAGTGAGGTTGAGGTACTTACCTCCGAGCTCTCCTATGAACAGATGAGACCCCCCTTGCAGCAGTCAAAGAACCAGTATGAGGCAAATCTGCTCTCCCTGAAGGCCATGATCGGCATGAATCTCTCTGAACCTCTGGAAGTGGAAGGAGAGATACCTGCCCTTATGGAACATCTTGAGGTGGCAGCGTTGCAGGAGTATCTTGCAAAGAGCTATTCCATCACCTTGTTGGACCTGAATCTCGCACAGATTGAGAAACAGAAAGAACTGAACAGGAAACAGGCATTCACCCCATCCCTCAGCCTGCAAGGGAATTATGGGATTTCTGGGTGGAATGATAATTACAGTAATACATTCAGTGACAGCTTTTCTTACTCGGTGAGTGTCTCCCTTCCTCTTGATGGGTTTATCCCCAACTCACGTACCCAGGTAGGACTTGCGTCTCTGGATGACTCGCTTGATAAACTTGCCTTGCAGCGTCAGCAGGCGCTTCAGCAGATGGAATTGAGTGTCATATCCCAGGTACAGAATCTGAATATGCTCTCCCTGCAAGCAGACCTCGCCGAGCAAAGTCTGGCAGTGAGTGAGAGACTCTATGAAGCTCAGGTTATCCAATACTACAGTGGATATTTGGGGTTTGTGAGCCTTGAAGAATCGAGGAATAACCTTATGCGCGCAAAACAAGGAGTGCTTGGTGTCCAGTACCAATACATCAGTGCCCTTATCGACCTACTCTACGACCTGAATATTCCAATGAAGGAGTTTAATCCATCCCATGAATCCTAA
- a CDS encoding PG0541 family transporter-associated protein, with translation MRRVEIIAAQAILEDVLEALEHYAVPMHYTIIPTAHGKGNTIPKLGDDVWPEENFVLIMYCEDATLRSIEMAIQLVKKKYDHEGIGYFVI, from the coding sequence ATGAGAAGAGTGGAAATCATAGCAGCCCAGGCAATCCTGGAAGATGTCTTGGAGGCACTTGAGCACTATGCTGTACCAATGCATTACACCATTATCCCTACTGCCCATGGAAAAGGAAACACCATCCCCAAACTTGGGGATGATGTGTGGCCGGAAGAGAATTTTGTCTTGATCATGTATTGCGAGGATGCAACCCTCCGGAGCATTGAGATGGCCATACAACTGGTGAAAAAGAAGTATGACCATGAGGGTATTGGCTACTTTGTGATCTGA
- a CDS encoding cyclic nucleotide-binding domain-containing protein — protein sequence MSECTVDNEFLCKHSMFGGLNDASLSLIKPYLEEHTYEENVTILKQGEPNNRVHFIVEGEVAIVRQSETNKKQSRIITTLHNGDSFGEMELIDIQNCAASVVTLVPSRVITLSNKDLYKISLVDLKTYTMLVLNLARDISRRLRGADEMLAMVKNRATMPTSVSQGDASS from the coding sequence ATGAGTGAATGCACAGTCGACAATGAATTTCTCTGCAAGCACAGCATGTTTGGCGGTCTCAACGATGCTTCTCTCTCCTTGATCAAACCCTATCTGGAGGAGCATACCTATGAGGAGAATGTTACCATCCTCAAGCAAGGGGAACCCAACAACCGGGTACACTTCATTGTCGAGGGCGAGGTAGCCATTGTCAGACAATCGGAGACCAACAAGAAGCAGAGCAGAATCATCACAACATTGCATAATGGAGACAGTTTTGGAGAAATGGAGCTCATCGACATCCAGAATTGTGCGGCTTCAGTAGTCACCCTTGTCCCGAGTCGGGTCATCACCCTCTCCAACAAGGATCTTTACAAGATATCACTCGTTGACCTGAAAACCTACACTATGCTCGTTCTCAACCTTGCCCGGGATATCTCAAGAAGGCTTCGTGGTGCAGATGAAATGCTCGCCATGGTCAAGAACCGTGCAACCATGCCTACTTCTGTTTCTCAAGGCGATGCATCCTCATAA
- a CDS encoding mechanosensitive ion channel family protein, with amino-acid sequence MQTLLEWEYLKALSVIVVGSLILFLVNIILKRRIRKMEEKKQEGKKTINLNFMRFFQKIAVPLAFLGLLTVAVEMVAFDDQIQNIVKISFSIIMTFIIVRSLNKTLELAFSRYFDHDWANHDREKNLRPLLSLVKFIFWIIGIIFLMANLGLDVSTALAGLGVGGIAVAIAAQGILGDLFSYLVIFFDKPFELGDFIVFGDKAGVVERIGIKSIRIRVLSGELMIIANSDLTSARIHNYKQMLRRRVVFKIGVLYETPAEKLEKIPTIIKDIIASVQTIEGVICDRSHFFAFGDFSLNFETVYYVPTNDYVIYMDTQQEIYLKLVRAFKEEGIEFAYPTQLVYTKAGASNPVETEVVPPPQITK; translated from the coding sequence ATGCAAACACTATTGGAATGGGAATATCTAAAAGCACTATCGGTTATTGTCGTTGGTTCACTCATTTTATTCTTGGTGAATATCATCCTCAAACGTCGAATTCGCAAAATGGAGGAAAAAAAACAGGAGGGGAAGAAAACCATCAACCTGAATTTCATGCGGTTCTTCCAGAAAATTGCTGTACCCTTGGCCTTCCTTGGTTTGCTGACTGTAGCAGTCGAAATGGTGGCGTTCGATGATCAGATCCAGAACATCGTAAAGATCAGTTTCTCAATTATCATGACCTTCATCATTGTCCGTTCTCTTAACAAAACACTGGAGTTGGCATTCTCACGGTACTTTGACCATGATTGGGCAAATCATGATCGGGAGAAAAATCTCAGACCCCTGCTATCCTTGGTCAAATTCATCTTTTGGATCATCGGCATCATCTTCCTTATGGCCAATCTCGGCCTCGATGTCTCCACTGCCCTTGCCGGCCTTGGTGTTGGAGGTATTGCCGTTGCCATTGCTGCCCAAGGAATCCTCGGAGACCTCTTCAGCTACCTGGTCATTTTCTTCGACAAGCCCTTCGAGTTGGGAGACTTCATTGTCTTTGGGGATAAGGCAGGCGTCGTTGAGCGGATCGGTATCAAGTCCATCCGCATCAGGGTACTCTCCGGTGAATTGATGATCATAGCAAACTCCGACTTAACATCTGCTCGTATACACAACTACAAGCAGATGCTCAGGCGTAGGGTTGTCTTCAAGATTGGCGTACTCTATGAGACCCCAGCCGAGAAACTGGAGAAAATTCCTACCATCATCAAGGATATCATCGCCTCAGTACAGACCATTGAAGGGGTCATCTGTGACCGGTCCCACTTCTTTGCCTTCGGGGACTTCTCCCTCAATTTTGAAACGGTCTACTACGTGCCAACCAATGATTATGTGATCTACATGGACACGCAACAGGAGATTTATCTCAAACTTGTCAGGGCATTCAAGGAAGAAGGTATTGAGTTTGCCTACCCGACCCAATTGGTCTACACCAAGGCAGGGGCAAGCAATCCAGTAGAGACAGAGGTAGTACCTCCTCCTCAGATCACAAAGTAG
- a CDS encoding glycoside hydrolase family 43 protein — protein sequence MKLHEIQMRDPFVLADKQSMTYYLYGTTDKDPWKAPGVSFEVYRSSDLHDWDGPFTVFTPTKGFWGTHNFWAPEVHIYLGKYYLFATFTAPGRCRGTHILVSESPMGPFIPVSDEPATPLEWECLDGTFFLDDTAQPWIVFCHEWVQINDGEVCARKLSTDLSTPVGDPVLLFRASEASWPKALPRRDGTGLVDAKVTDGPFMYRNSDGTLLMLWSSVAPSGYAMGYASSESGTIRGPWKQQAMPLVSSDGGHGMIFKTFKGKLFLTYHSPNKTPNERPFFVPLAETTGGLACR from the coding sequence ATGAAACTGCATGAAATACAGATGCGTGACCCCTTTGTGCTTGCCGATAAGCAATCCATGACCTATTACCTCTACGGAACAACCGACAAGGACCCTTGGAAAGCTCCTGGGGTAAGCTTTGAAGTGTACCGTAGCTCTGACTTGCACGATTGGGACGGTCCTTTCACTGTTTTTACTCCAACAAAAGGTTTCTGGGGAACCCATAATTTCTGGGCTCCTGAGGTACACATCTATCTGGGCAAGTACTATCTCTTTGCCACATTCACTGCCCCAGGACGTTGTCGTGGTACCCACATTCTTGTCAGTGAATCTCCCATGGGTCCCTTCATTCCCGTTTCTGATGAACCTGCCACCCCGCTGGAATGGGAGTGCCTGGATGGTACTTTCTTCCTTGACGATACAGCACAGCCATGGATTGTCTTCTGCCATGAGTGGGTGCAGATCAATGATGGAGAGGTATGTGCCAGGAAATTGAGCACTGATCTCAGTACTCCTGTTGGGGATCCTGTATTGCTTTTCAGGGCTTCAGAGGCCTCTTGGCCGAAAGCACTTCCCAGAAGGGATGGTACTGGGTTGGTTGATGCAAAAGTGACCGATGGCCCGTTCATGTATAGGAATAGCGATGGAACCCTGTTGATGCTCTGGTCCAGTGTTGCCCCCTCTGGGTATGCGATGGGCTACGCAAGCAGCGAAAGTGGAACGATACGAGGTCCTTGGAAACAGCAAGCAATGCCGCTGGTCAGTAGTGATGGAGGTCATGGGATGATTTTCAAGACGTTTAAAGGAAAACTCTTTCTTACCTACCATAGTCCTAACAAGACCCCGAATGAGAGGCCGTTCTTTGTACCACTTGCAGAGACAACAGGAGGTCTTGCATGCCGATAG
- a CDS encoding efflux RND transporter periplasmic adaptor subunit, translating into MNPNTPKKRIVGVSVLVILILAATAVIVINPFAGLIEKQKASETEVVEDATVSVAVQALEPRNLQNVIQGNGNVIDPSSIDVYPEVAGTLTSLMVKVGDQVEKDQVMGTVDPSRAGMVYKESIIKAPASGTVLALPFVQGAVVTGQAPIARLGMLEGLEVVMSIAERHVGSVGIGTKARLSFKAFPGKMFTGTVTRLSPVLNPASRTLEIGITVDDNDGQVKSGMFPTVELLTEYLEDVLVVPRSSLLYAGAQSYIYVVDSSNVAHRRNVEIGMQVSDMVQIVSGLEIGDHLVIQGQSLLTDGAAVRIVQ; encoded by the coding sequence ATGAATCCTAATACACCAAAAAAACGTATTGTCGGAGTAAGTGTACTCGTCATTTTGATTCTTGCAGCCACTGCTGTCATTGTCATCAATCCATTTGCGGGACTTATCGAGAAGCAGAAAGCAAGTGAAACCGAGGTAGTGGAGGACGCAACCGTCTCTGTTGCCGTACAAGCGCTCGAACCACGGAACCTGCAAAACGTAATACAGGGAAATGGTAATGTGATCGATCCCAGTTCGATTGATGTCTATCCTGAGGTTGCCGGTACCCTGACATCCCTAATGGTAAAAGTCGGAGACCAGGTTGAAAAGGACCAGGTAATGGGGACTGTTGACCCATCCCGTGCTGGGATGGTGTATAAGGAGAGCATTATCAAGGCTCCTGCCTCTGGAACAGTACTTGCTCTTCCTTTCGTACAAGGAGCAGTGGTTACCGGCCAGGCACCCATTGCCCGATTGGGTATGCTTGAGGGGTTGGAAGTGGTCATGTCCATTGCAGAGAGACATGTCGGTTCAGTGGGAATTGGTACCAAAGCCAGACTTTCGTTCAAGGCTTTTCCTGGGAAGATGTTCACTGGTACGGTAACCCGTCTCAGCCCGGTCCTCAATCCTGCGAGCAGAACCTTGGAGATTGGGATAACCGTGGATGATAACGATGGGCAGGTCAAGAGTGGCATGTTCCCTACAGTGGAACTCCTCACTGAATATCTTGAGGATGTATTGGTTGTTCCCCGTTCATCACTTCTCTATGCAGGTGCACAAAGCTATATATATGTAGTTGACTCGAGTAATGTGGCACACAGGAGGAACGTGGAGATCGGCATGCAAGTATCGGATATGGTACAGATTGTCTCAGGATTGGAGATAGGTGATCATCTGGTCATTCAGGGACAGAGCCTCCTCACCGATGGCGCTGCTGTGCGCATTGTTCAATAG
- a CDS encoding MFS transporter — protein MYKRTIRACYLGNFIGALTCNLAPLLYVTFMSELGLSFEQVGRLTLLNFFTQIVADLVFSRPVDRYGVRPFITLGHFLAFVGFLFLAFAPRLFPHNTYLGLMIATIIYSIGGGLFELLLSAIVQAIPGDAKESAMSLLHSFYAWGFIVVVIGTTLMIQLFGRGNWMFVVLIWSVFPLLNFINFLTVPLAPAVHEDHRTKIRELLASRYFLFVVLGIAVGGATEVSMSQWTSTFAETALGLPKEVGDLVGLCLFALLLGTIRAVYGAWGTRFPLYKAMLMGSILCVVCYLVAALSPLPIISLVACIFAGLGAGLLWPGSVVNGANRFPLAGSSLFAFLAAGGDAGAAFGPWLIGVTADVFPNLVTKAPWLRGLSEADAALRSGMLIGTMFPLLMVLFLMRMHRLEKQK, from the coding sequence ATGTACAAACGCACCATTCGAGCCTGTTACCTTGGAAATTTCATTGGGGCCCTAACCTGCAACTTGGCTCCTCTGTTGTATGTAACCTTCATGAGCGAGCTTGGTCTCTCCTTTGAACAGGTGGGTCGTCTTACCTTGCTCAATTTCTTCACCCAGATTGTCGCCGACCTTGTTTTCAGCAGACCTGTTGACCGATATGGGGTCAGACCGTTCATTACCTTGGGGCATTTCCTGGCGTTTGTAGGTTTTCTCTTCCTTGCTTTTGCCCCACGATTGTTCCCTCACAACACCTATCTTGGCTTGATGATTGCGACTATCATCTACTCCATAGGAGGCGGACTCTTTGAACTATTGCTGAGTGCAATCGTTCAGGCAATCCCTGGGGATGCAAAGGAGAGTGCAATGAGCCTCCTTCACTCCTTCTATGCATGGGGATTCATTGTTGTCGTCATCGGTACGACACTGATGATCCAGCTTTTCGGCCGCGGGAACTGGATGTTTGTTGTCCTGATCTGGTCAGTCTTCCCCCTCTTGAATTTCATTAACTTCCTGACTGTCCCCCTTGCTCCCGCTGTTCATGAGGACCACCGGACAAAGATCCGAGAGCTCCTTGCATCCAGATACTTCCTCTTTGTTGTACTCGGTATTGCTGTCGGTGGTGCCACTGAGGTCTCCATGAGCCAATGGACCAGTACCTTTGCTGAAACTGCACTGGGGCTGCCGAAGGAAGTAGGGGACCTGGTGGGGCTTTGCTTGTTTGCCTTGCTCTTGGGAACAATACGCGCAGTTTACGGCGCTTGGGGAACCCGCTTCCCGTTGTACAAGGCAATGCTGATGGGATCCATCCTCTGTGTAGTATGTTATCTTGTGGCAGCCTTGAGTCCACTACCGATCATCAGCTTGGTTGCCTGTATCTTTGCAGGATTGGGAGCTGGGCTTCTATGGCCAGGCTCAGTGGTTAACGGTGCAAACCGTTTCCCCCTTGCTGGCTCCTCTCTTTTTGCCTTCCTGGCTGCGGGAGGAGATGCAGGAGCAGCGTTCGGTCCCTGGCTTATTGGAGTGACTGCTGATGTGTTCCCCAATCTGGTTACCAAGGCTCCTTGGCTTCGAGGACTCTCCGAGGCTGATGCTGCACTGAGAAGCGGAATGCTCATCGGTACCATGTTTCCCTTGTTGATGGTCTTGTTTCTTATGAGGATGCATCGCCTTGAGAAACAGAAGTAG